One segment of Micromonospora parathelypteridis DNA contains the following:
- a CDS encoding MFS transporter encodes MRRNAGLFVAISLLSGFGSSAMSLVSGIWILDLTGSTGLAALAGLCVYAPVLAGPWLGALLDRAPRRPLVIAVNLMLAGTLPALFAVRGPGQTWLIFVVSSVYGVSYVLIDAGETALLPSALSPAELGDVNGWRSSAQEGMKLVAPLAGAGLYAWRGGHAVVVLSAALPVLVAILYATVRLSRTPPDQPPQRHRGLRTGLSVLFGQRATGVPVVLAAVSIAMSGFTTAAIYAMVVTELRLPTTFLGVLTSAQGAGSIIGGLLVGRLIAGRGPAAVGVAGTMLFAVGCLARCLPWWPATVIGAAVAGIGLPWTLVAAVTAVQTHTPSALLGRVSATANTAMFGPLVGAIPLGSAAVHLGARPPLIAAVVICLTAVVAASCRALTLRHVVACASMTWTPPHVLVRGLKLLGRRRLLVAATLTVALCAGYLSTTTSHRLDHGSSWWHGADAETLTKGPMTEVRFAFDAGRQNTFGASIRNPGPWPVTITGIAAEDGPTEQQVFKTVRLAVNRADDATAVVFDPAAATPFRSTRVEAGKELPVFVTITTPDVEMAPESGLFFDDLTVDYEVLGLPRHQRVPMGFRLLIQAADGRVPG; translated from the coding sequence ATGCGTCGCAACGCGGGACTGTTCGTGGCGATCTCCCTGCTGTCCGGATTCGGCAGCAGCGCCATGTCCCTGGTGTCCGGCATCTGGATCCTGGACCTCACCGGCTCCACCGGGCTCGCGGCCCTCGCCGGGCTGTGCGTGTACGCCCCGGTGCTTGCCGGCCCGTGGCTGGGCGCCCTGCTCGACCGGGCGCCCCGACGGCCACTGGTCATCGCGGTCAACCTCATGTTGGCCGGCACTCTGCCAGCGCTCTTCGCGGTGCGCGGGCCAGGGCAGACGTGGCTCATCTTCGTCGTCTCGTCCGTCTACGGCGTCAGTTACGTGCTCATCGACGCGGGCGAGACGGCGCTGCTGCCGTCCGCGCTGTCGCCAGCCGAACTCGGCGACGTCAACGGGTGGCGCTCAAGCGCGCAGGAGGGCATGAAGCTCGTCGCTCCCCTGGCCGGAGCGGGCCTCTACGCGTGGCGCGGCGGGCACGCGGTCGTCGTACTCAGCGCGGCCCTGCCGGTCCTGGTCGCCATCCTGTACGCGACGGTGCGCCTGAGCCGGACGCCACCCGACCAGCCACCGCAGCGGCACCGTGGTCTGCGTACCGGATTGTCGGTCCTGTTCGGACAGCGAGCGACGGGCGTACCTGTCGTGCTCGCCGCCGTGTCGATCGCCATGTCCGGCTTCACGACGGCGGCGATCTACGCGATGGTCGTCACGGAGCTGCGCCTACCGACGACGTTCCTGGGCGTGCTGACCAGCGCCCAGGGTGCCGGTTCCATCATCGGTGGCCTGCTCGTCGGTCGGCTCATCGCCGGCCGGGGTCCGGCCGCTGTCGGCGTCGCCGGGACGATGCTGTTCGCCGTCGGGTGCCTGGCCCGTTGCCTGCCGTGGTGGCCGGCCACGGTCATTGGCGCGGCAGTCGCCGGCATCGGCCTGCCCTGGACCCTGGTCGCGGCCGTGACCGCCGTGCAGACGCACACACCGTCGGCGCTGCTCGGTCGGGTCTCCGCAACGGCCAACACCGCGATGTTCGGGCCTCTCGTCGGGGCGATCCCACTCGGCTCGGCGGCCGTCCACCTCGGCGCTCGCCCGCCGCTCATCGCGGCGGTCGTGATCTGCCTGACCGCGGTGGTCGCCGCGTCCTGTCGCGCACTGACACTGCGGCACGTTGTAGCGTGCGCCTCCATGACGTGGACGCCGCCGCACGTCCTCGTACGGGGACTGAAACTGCTGGGCCGTCGACGGCTCCTGGTCGCCGCCACGCTGACTGTCGCTCTGTGCGCCGGGTATCTGTCGACCACCACGAGTCATCGTCTCGATCATGGCAGCTCGTGGTGGCATGGAGCCGATGCGGAAACCCTTACGAAAGGGCCGATGACGGAGGTGCGGTTCGCCTTCGACGCCGGCCGGCAGAACACGTTCGGCGCATCCATCCGCAATCCCGGTCCGTGGCCGGTGACGATCACCGGCATCGCGGCCGAGGACGGCCCCACGGAGCAGCAGGTGTTCAAGACCGTCCGTCTGGCGGTCAACCGTGCCGACGACGCCACCGCCGTCGTGTTCGACCCGGCTGCGGCGACACCGTTCCGGTCGACGAGGGTGGAGGCGGGCAAGGAGCTTCCGGTCTTCGTCACGATCACGACCCCGGACGTGGAGATGGCCCCCGAATCGGGGCTGTTCTTCGATGACCTCACGGTCGACTACGAGGTGCTCGGCCTGCCTCGTCACCAACGGGTACCGATGGGCTTCCGCCTGTTGATCCAGGCGGCGGACGGCCGCGTTCCCGGCTGA
- the sigJ gene encoding RNA polymerase sigma factor SigJ has translation MALSLDEVELFERSRARLEAIAYRLLGSASDAEDAVQDTFLRWQAADRGRVETPEAWLTKVLTNLCLNQLTSARARRETYVGTWLPEPVLAGDRMLGPVDTAVQRESVSMAVLTLMERLSTNERAVYVLREAFGYSHGEIAEILDITESNCQQIFRRAKQHVASGRPRTAVDGATARKIVAEFLTAAASGEIQPLVELLTDDVTSTGDGGGKIPARTGAIVGASAVARFLRGLFKPTDVKRDLVGGSLAFYADVVNGGPAVVLVTGGQVFAVMSLEVTPEGVAVIQSQVNPDKLVRATRQWAASEHEEPLLVIW, from the coding sequence ATGGCGCTCAGTCTGGACGAGGTCGAGCTGTTCGAACGCTCCAGGGCTCGTCTGGAGGCGATCGCCTATCGCCTGTTGGGCTCGGCGAGTGATGCCGAGGACGCGGTTCAGGACACGTTCCTGCGCTGGCAGGCCGCCGACCGGGGGCGCGTCGAGACGCCCGAGGCGTGGTTGACGAAGGTGCTCACCAACCTGTGCCTCAACCAGCTCACCTCGGCGCGGGCCAGGCGGGAGACCTATGTGGGCACCTGGCTGCCCGAGCCCGTCCTCGCCGGCGACCGGATGCTCGGCCCGGTCGACACCGCCGTACAGCGTGAATCGGTGTCGATGGCGGTGCTCACCCTCATGGAGCGACTGTCGACCAACGAGCGTGCGGTGTACGTGCTGCGCGAGGCCTTCGGTTACTCGCACGGCGAGATCGCCGAGATCCTCGACATCACCGAGTCGAACTGCCAGCAGATCTTCCGACGCGCCAAGCAGCACGTCGCTTCGGGCCGGCCCCGCACGGCGGTGGACGGGGCCACCGCGCGGAAGATCGTCGCGGAGTTCCTCACCGCGGCCGCCAGCGGCGAGATCCAGCCGCTGGTCGAGTTGTTGACCGACGACGTGACGAGCACCGGCGACGGCGGCGGCAAGATCCCGGCCCGGACCGGAGCGATCGTCGGCGCGTCGGCGGTGGCGAGGTTCCTGCGTGGCCTGTTCAAGCCCACCGACGTCAAGCGTGACCTCGTGGGCGGCAGCCTCGCCTTCTATGCCGACGTCGTCAACGGCGGTCCCGCCGTAGTGCTCGTGACCGGCGGCCAGGTCTTCGCCGTCATGTCCCTGGAGGTGACGCCGGAGGGCGTCGCGGTGATCCAGAGCCAGGTCAACCCCGACAAACTCGTACGGGCCACGCGTCAGTGGGCCGCCTCCGAGCATGAGGAGCCCCTGCTCGTCATCTGGTGA
- a CDS encoding NAD(P)/FAD-dependent oxidoreductase, with product MKHRIVVLGAGYAGAVAAGRLAKRLHSDDTQITVVNADTEFVERVRMHQLATGQQLKRRTLTDIYAGTGVEVRQARVTAVDVDRKTVALVAENGADEIGYDTLVYALGSASADHGVPGVVEHAYDIAGRPSALRLRDRLDHLAAGGTVLVVGGGLTGLEAVTEIAEARPDLDVAIAARGGLGDWLNAKAQQHLRGVCDRLGITVHEHTDIARVEATGAVTADGRVLPAQVTVWTTGFAVHPIAAATTLTVAPTGQIVVDATMRSVSHPDVYAVGDAGLADGPGGKPLRMSCASGVPMAWQAADAIAARLTGRKIPKAPLRYFNQCISLGRRDGIIQYVTADDRAKPSLLTGRLAARYKEIVCTGAAWGIAHPTLHPVRRHHIAATRTETLTAIS from the coding sequence ATGAAGCACCGCATCGTCGTCCTCGGGGCCGGTTACGCCGGAGCGGTCGCCGCCGGGCGCCTCGCCAAGCGGCTGCACTCCGACGACACGCAGATCACCGTCGTCAACGCCGACACCGAATTCGTCGAGCGGGTCCGGATGCACCAACTCGCCACCGGTCAGCAGCTCAAGCGCCGGACGCTGACCGACATCTACGCGGGCACCGGTGTCGAGGTCCGCCAGGCCCGGGTCACCGCCGTCGACGTCGACCGCAAGACCGTCGCGCTCGTCGCCGAGAACGGCGCCGACGAGATCGGGTACGACACGCTCGTCTACGCCCTCGGCAGCGCGTCCGCGGACCACGGCGTCCCCGGCGTCGTCGAGCACGCGTACGACATTGCCGGCCGGCCCTCGGCGCTGCGGCTGCGCGACCGCCTCGACCACCTCGCGGCCGGCGGGACCGTGCTCGTCGTCGGCGGGGGTCTCACCGGCCTCGAAGCCGTGACCGAGATCGCGGAGGCCCGGCCGGACCTCGACGTGGCGATCGCCGCCCGTGGTGGCCTCGGTGACTGGCTCAACGCGAAGGCGCAGCAGCACCTGCGCGGAGTCTGCGACCGGCTCGGCATCACCGTCCACGAGCACACCGACATCGCACGAGTCGAGGCGACCGGCGCGGTGACCGCCGACGGCCGGGTGCTCCCGGCCCAGGTGACCGTATGGACGACCGGCTTCGCCGTCCACCCCATCGCCGCCGCCACGACCCTGACCGTCGCGCCGACCGGCCAGATCGTCGTCGACGCCACGATGCGGTCGGTCTCACACCCCGACGTGTACGCCGTCGGCGACGCCGGGCTCGCCGACGGGCCGGGCGGCAAACCCCTGCGGATGTCCTGCGCCTCGGGGGTCCCGATGGCCTGGCAGGCCGCCGACGCCATCGCCGCCCGCCTGACCGGTCGGAAGATCCCCAAGGCTCCGCTGCGCTACTTCAACCAGTGCATCAGCCTCGGTCGTCGCGACGGCATCATCCAGTACGTGACCGCCGACGACCGGGCCAAGCCGTCGCTCCTCACCGGAAGGCTGGCGGCCCGCTACAAGGAGATCGTCTGCACGGGCGCGGCCTGGGGGATCGCCCACCCGACGCTGCACCCGGTCCGTCGCCACCACATCGCCGCGACGCGAACGGAAACCCTCACCGCCATTTCGTGA
- a CDS encoding WD40 repeat domain-containing protein, giving the protein MSMRRAPAIATFVAAAAIIIVAAQTPGWLAGRRDAAPAEVVPSRVQDPWLWQATVGQHPVGPASMLFFTANTRYFESTGVVVGRDGGYRLLPISLAEAPGLLSPDGQWYLRPGTGSLVDLRTGDERRTHRPYLNPLAWSPDGRLVLASKINDDQVITYGPDNQQLNDPSKPDDLLTFDPQAGTERVLPVGTFASHTSAAWSPDGSLLAVVGPPDPAAEIAERGRLVVADPAGGGVRWQVDLGEQRTLAGRGAWSPDGRRIALLAYDGCATLRCADTAEMLRRSWRIEFLDAATGKPVGDALPVPGSAVELVAWQNGDPVVERQSPEADHEKQRTVLAAISARGPERVLLTAPSGVSDLEVPGDLLNRAAFGGPEPRPSPFAAAPWLYAALAVPLVFVALALVRRQRRRTSQ; this is encoded by the coding sequence ATGTCCATGCGTCGAGCGCCGGCCATCGCGACCTTCGTCGCCGCGGCAGCCATCATCATCGTCGCCGCCCAGACGCCCGGCTGGCTCGCCGGGCGGCGCGACGCGGCCCCCGCCGAGGTCGTCCCGAGCCGGGTGCAGGACCCGTGGCTGTGGCAGGCAACGGTGGGCCAGCACCCGGTCGGCCCGGCCTCGATGCTCTTCTTCACCGCGAACACCCGCTATTTCGAGTCAACCGGGGTCGTGGTCGGGCGGGACGGCGGCTACCGGCTGCTGCCCATCAGCCTGGCCGAGGCGCCCGGCCTGCTCTCACCCGACGGGCAGTGGTACTTGCGCCCCGGCACCGGGAGCCTTGTCGACCTACGCACCGGCGACGAACGGCGTACGCACCGGCCATACCTGAACCCGCTGGCCTGGTCCCCGGATGGCAGGCTGGTCCTCGCCAGCAAGATCAACGACGACCAAGTGATCACGTACGGGCCGGACAATCAGCAGCTCAACGACCCGTCGAAGCCGGACGACCTACTCACCTTCGATCCGCAGGCGGGAACGGAACGGGTGCTGCCGGTCGGCACCTTCGCCAGCCACACCTCGGCGGCCTGGTCCCCCGACGGGTCGCTGCTTGCCGTCGTGGGCCCGCCCGATCCGGCTGCCGAGATCGCCGAGCGGGGACGGCTGGTGGTGGCCGACCCGGCCGGCGGCGGGGTGCGCTGGCAGGTCGACCTGGGCGAGCAGCGGACACTGGCGGGCAGAGGCGCCTGGAGCCCCGACGGCCGACGGATCGCCCTGCTCGCCTACGACGGATGCGCCACCCTGCGCTGCGCGGACACCGCCGAGATGCTCCGGCGCTCATGGCGAATCGAGTTCCTCGACGCGGCCACCGGCAAGCCGGTCGGCGACGCCCTCCCCGTCCCCGGCTCGGCCGTGGAACTGGTCGCCTGGCAGAACGGCGACCCGGTCGTCGAGCGGCAATCACCGGAGGCGGACCACGAGAAGCAGCGTACGGTTCTCGCGGCGATCTCCGCTCGCGGTCCGGAGCGGGTGCTGCTGACCGCCCCGAGCGGCGTCAGCGACCTTGAGGTGCCCGGCGACCTGCTGAACCGGGCCGCGTTCGGTGGTCCGGAGCCGCGTCCATCCCCATTCGCCGCAGCGCCGTGGCTGTACGCCGCACTCGCCGTACCCCTGGTGTTCGTTGCTCTGGCGCTGGTGCGTCGGCAGCGGCGACGCACCAGCCAGTGA
- a CDS encoding RNA polymerase sigma factor, which translates to MGVDGSAALTPEPVDSEAVRKAEAARAKAEHDQEFAAFAEGSYHTVERILRATCWDREVVQDALNEAYLHGRVQWLKIRTYTEPIGWVIITARNKIRKELHRRQREAAVAPEDLPPAPHIDIADAWEAQETLRTWLHHLPSRQAEVFQMSREGFSNQEIARFLGLAENSVRSYKQAAKKRLRELAEEAGYRDSDGRRRQGGSRGPQ; encoded by the coding sequence ATGGGAGTCGACGGCAGCGCTGCCCTGACACCGGAGCCAGTGGACAGTGAAGCGGTGCGCAAGGCAGAGGCCGCGCGCGCGAAAGCCGAGCACGACCAGGAGTTCGCCGCTTTCGCCGAGGGCAGCTACCACACCGTGGAGCGAATTCTCCGGGCGACGTGCTGGGACCGCGAGGTGGTTCAGGACGCTCTCAACGAGGCGTACCTACACGGACGTGTCCAGTGGCTCAAGATCCGCACCTACACCGAGCCGATCGGCTGGGTGATCATCACGGCCCGAAACAAGATCCGCAAGGAGCTCCATCGACGTCAGCGCGAAGCCGCGGTAGCGCCGGAAGACCTGCCCCCGGCGCCGCACATCGACATCGCCGACGCGTGGGAAGCGCAGGAGACGTTGCGGACCTGGTTGCACCACCTGCCATCACGGCAGGCCGAGGTGTTCCAGATGTCTCGCGAGGGGTTCTCCAACCAGGAGATCGCCCGCTTCCTCGGATTGGCCGAGAACAGCGTCCGCTCCTACAAGCAAGCTGCCAAGAAGCGCCTGCGCGAGCTAGCCGAGGAAGCCGGCTATCGGGACTCGGACGGCCGACGGCGGCAGGGAGGCAGTCGTGGACCTCAATGA
- a CDS encoding EAL domain-containing protein has translation MDLNDILTLAETSRPSPLELARARRVARAAQGQYDLSVAEGYEIIVGADLVDPLTADVDEATRVARAAQLAKLGTITWTAGTGKTESFGHLFWSDEMAMIFGHAPGTLRLTPERLANLVHRADVETVRDVVRTAWEQRQPDEVTFRVIQPGGAVRHVHCHIEILTTGGVPSGIIATGEDATALELARQERRRLATRSEMLCADLAALDLVSGLPTRSYLTDEVDRARRTTGGTLIVVATEPTTRPPEALTDEDHDQLTAEVAGHLRTIVGDGVTCGLVGSGLWGVLLAPTAEPAEAPEALATRIVDTFRRHLFSIQHKTLRLNTWAGLVHFGSGIAATGFDLLVDGEHAVRDARRSGIPTTVLTEPVATKDRIDNYRSRVRQAVSANRFALYAQPIVDLRLNEVTRHEILLRVRSDTGESVAPSAFLDMAERVGEILTVDKWVIDHALELIGRGAQTSHYQVNISGNSLADPDLLGFVTEAIRRHRVKPECLTFEITETTLIENRNEALAFATGIREIGCHLALDDFGTGYGALAHLKYLPVDLVKIDGMFIVDLCRSPADQAVVSKLVELCHTLGIRVAAEYVQDEETLELLKGCGVDFAQGYETGRPEPIAVCPERSVRTIEFELRLPPPHSAMG, from the coding sequence GTGGACCTCAATGACATTCTGACGTTGGCTGAGACAAGCCGACCGAGCCCTCTCGAACTCGCCCGTGCACGCCGCGTGGCGCGGGCCGCGCAGGGTCAGTACGACCTGTCTGTCGCCGAAGGGTACGAAATCATTGTCGGCGCCGACCTCGTGGATCCGCTGACCGCCGATGTCGACGAGGCCACCAGAGTTGCGCGTGCCGCGCAACTGGCGAAGCTCGGCACGATCACCTGGACGGCTGGCACGGGCAAGACCGAGAGTTTCGGGCACCTCTTCTGGTCGGACGAGATGGCAATGATCTTCGGGCATGCGCCCGGAACACTGCGACTCACTCCCGAAAGACTTGCCAACCTCGTGCATCGCGCCGACGTAGAGACGGTTCGCGACGTCGTACGGACGGCATGGGAACAGCGCCAGCCGGACGAGGTCACGTTCAGGGTGATCCAGCCGGGCGGTGCCGTCCGCCACGTGCACTGCCACATCGAGATACTCACCACCGGCGGTGTGCCGTCGGGGATCATCGCCACCGGTGAGGATGCCACCGCGCTCGAACTCGCCCGGCAAGAGCGCCGTCGGCTCGCCACCCGCAGTGAAATGCTCTGCGCCGACCTGGCGGCGCTGGACCTCGTCAGTGGACTGCCGACCCGCAGTTACCTGACCGACGAGGTCGACCGAGCACGCCGTACCACGGGCGGAACACTCATCGTGGTGGCAACCGAACCCACCACCCGGCCACCCGAAGCGCTCACCGACGAGGACCACGACCAACTCACGGCAGAGGTCGCCGGGCACCTGCGAACGATCGTCGGCGATGGGGTGACCTGTGGCCTGGTCGGCTCCGGCCTGTGGGGCGTACTCCTCGCTCCCACCGCGGAGCCGGCGGAGGCTCCCGAGGCCCTGGCGACTCGGATCGTCGACACGTTCCGACGCCATCTGTTCAGCATTCAACACAAGACATTGCGCCTGAACACGTGGGCGGGCCTTGTGCATTTCGGCAGCGGCATCGCCGCTACCGGGTTCGACCTGCTCGTCGACGGTGAACACGCGGTCCGTGACGCGCGCCGCAGCGGCATCCCGACCACAGTCCTCACCGAGCCCGTGGCGACCAAGGACCGGATAGACAACTACCGCTCCCGGGTACGGCAGGCGGTGTCTGCCAACAGGTTCGCCCTCTATGCCCAGCCCATCGTCGACCTTCGCCTCAACGAGGTCACTCGCCACGAGATCCTCCTGCGCGTGCGGAGCGATACCGGCGAGTCCGTCGCACCCTCGGCCTTCCTCGACATGGCCGAGCGCGTCGGCGAGATCCTCACCGTGGACAAGTGGGTGATCGACCATGCCCTCGAACTGATCGGCCGGGGGGCCCAAACCTCCCACTACCAGGTCAACATCTCTGGCAACTCCCTCGCCGACCCGGATCTGCTCGGCTTCGTGACCGAGGCGATCCGCCGGCACCGGGTGAAGCCGGAATGCCTGACCTTCGAGATCACCGAAACCACGCTCATCGAGAACCGTAACGAGGCCCTCGCCTTCGCTACCGGGATCAGAGAGATCGGCTGCCACCTCGCGTTGGACGACTTCGGAACGGGATACGGTGCCCTGGCCCACCTGAAATACCTCCCGGTGGACCTCGTGAAGATCGATGGGATGTTCATCGTCGACCTTTGCCGGTCTCCGGCCGATCAGGCCGTCGTCTCGAAGCTGGTGGAACTCTGCCACACGCTCGGCATCCGTGTTGCCGCCGAATACGTCCAGGACGAGGAGACCCTGGAACTTCTGAAGGGCTGTGGAGTCGACTTCGCCCAGGGCTACGAGACCGGACGACCCGAACCGATTGCGGTGTGCCCGGAGAGATCGGTGCGGACGATCGAATTCGAGCTGCGGCTCCCCCCGCCGCATAGCGCGATGGGCTGA